In one window of Musa acuminata AAA Group cultivar baxijiao chromosome BXJ3-2, Cavendish_Baxijiao_AAA, whole genome shotgun sequence DNA:
- the LOC103975409 gene encoding WUSCHEL-related homeobox 3-like, with the protein MPQTPSTRWCPTPEQLMILEEMYRSGVRTPNASQIQQITAHLSLYGRIEGKNVFYWFQNHKARERQKLRRRLGRQHQLLHQSEGPSSPTPPLHNQTPPPNLLYQGCLQEVLTQGMNLVGKLEAGEGQEEEPAASDAVYTQPWMTMMDGSAAAAAAAVPPPCCRPLKTLDLFPTKSTGMKDECSSSKSSSCSTSTN; encoded by the exons ATGCCTCAGACTCCTTCGACGAGGTGGTGTCCGACGCCGGAGCAGCTGATGATACTGGAGGAGATGTACAGGAGCGGGGTGAGAACCCCGAATGCCTCTCAAATACAACAGATCACGGCGCACCTCTCCCTTTATGGCAGGATCGAGGGAAAAAATGTGTTCTACTGGTTCCAAAATCACAAGGCCAGGGAGCGGCAGAAGCTCCGCCGGAGACTTGGCCGGCAACACCAACTGCTCCACCAGTCGGAGGGCCCCTCGTCTCCCACTCCTCCACTTCACAATCAAACCCCACCGCCTAACTTGCTCTaccag GGCTGTCTCCAAGAGGTGCTAACCCAAGGGATGAATCTGGTCGGCAAGCTGGAGGCTGGAGAAGGCCAAGAAGAAGAGCCGGCGGCTAGCGATGCAGTGTACACTCAACCATGGATGACTATGATGGATGgcagcgccgccgccgccgccgccgccgttccTCCTCCTTGTTGCAGGCCTCTCAAGACCCTGGACCTCTTCCCCACCAAAAGCACAGGCATGAAAGATGAGTGCAGCTCCTCCAAGTCTTCCTCATGCTCCACGTCCACCAACTAA
- the LOC135583796 gene encoding 14-3-3-like protein yields the protein MSPVESPREENVYLAKLAEQAERYEEMVEFMEKVVKTINKEELTVEERNLLSVAYKNVIGARRASWRIISSIEQKEESRGNEDHVALIKEYRGKVEAELSKICDGILKLLDSHLVPSATSAESKVFYLKMKGDYHRYLAEFKTGAERKEAAESTLVAYKSAQDIALAELAPTHPIRLGLALNFSVFYYEILNSPDRACSLAKQAFDEAISELDTLGEESYKDSTLIMQLLRDNLTLWTSDITEDGADEIKETPKKESGEGQ from the exons ATGTCTCCGGTTGAGTCGCCGCGCGAGGAGAATGTGTACCTGGCCAAGCTTGCGGAGCAGGCGGAACGGTACGAGGAGATGGTTGAGTTCATGGAGAAGGTGGTGAAGACGATCAACAAGGAGGAGCTTACCGTGGAGGAGCGCAACCTCCTCTCGGTGGCCTACAAGAACGTGATCGGAGCTCGCCGTGCGTCCTGGCGCATTATCTCCTCTATCGAGCAGAAGGAGGAGAGCCGTGGGAACGAGGATCACGTCGCGTTGATCAAGGAGTACCGTGGCAAGGTTGAGGCCGAACTCAGCAAGATCTGTGACGGGATCCTGAAGTTGCTTGATTCCCACCTTGTCCCCTCTGCAACTTCTGCGGAGTCCAAGGTGTTTTACCTTAAGATGAAGGGTGACTACCACAG GTACCTGGCAGAGTTTAAGACTGGAGCTGAGAGGAAAGAAGCCGCTGAGAGCACACTTGTGGCTTACAAATCTGCACAG GATATTGCTTTAGCTGAATTGGCTCCGACTCATCCAATAAGGCTTGGGTTGGCACTTAATTTCTCTGTGTTCTACTATGAGATTCTTAACTCACCAGATCGAGCTTGCAGCCTTGCAAAGCAG GCTTTTGATGAGGCCATTTCTGAACTGGATACCTTGGGAGAAGAATCATACAAGGACAGCACCTTGATTATGCAGCTTCTCCGAGACAACTTGACATTATGGACCTCTGATATCACG GAGGATGGAGCTGATGAAATCAAGGAAACTCCAAAGAAGGAATCTGGAGAGGGCCAGTGA